In a genomic window of Bemisia tabaci chromosome 1, PGI_BMITA_v3:
- the LOC109038354 gene encoding cuticle protein 7-like: MVFKFCILAALATVASCGYASSSADVKTGHAAASYGTYGAGSYGGYGHESYPDAHPSYKFAYSVHDPHTHDVKAQEETRDGHHVKGFYSLYEADGSKRVVHYADNGHGFEATVQKEGAHHPISAPVHFSPSPSPAYHPAPGYGKYH, translated from the exons ATGGTCTTTAAG TTCTGCATCTTGGCTGCCCTTGCGACCGTGGCTAGCTGCGGCTACGCCAGCTCCTCCGCGGACGTGAAAACAGGCCACGCAGCGGCATCTTACGGAACTTACGGCGCGGGGTCTTACGGAGGCTACGGACACGAATCGTACCCTGACGCGCACCCCAGCTACAAATTCGCTTACAGCGTACACGACCCACACACCCACGACGTGAAGGCTCAGGAAGAGACCCGCGATGGACACCACGTCAAGGGCTTCTACTCCTTATACGAGGCTGATGGCAGCAAACGAGTCGTCCATTACGCCGACAACGGACACGGCTTCGAGGCCACCGTCCAGAAGGAGGGTGCTCACCACCCCATCTCCGCTCCTGTCCACTTCTCCCCGTCACCATCGCCCGCCTACCACCCTGCTCCGGGATACGGAAAATACCATTGA